In one window of Sardina pilchardus chromosome 23, fSarPil1.1, whole genome shotgun sequence DNA:
- the vps16 gene encoding vacuolar protein sorting-associated protein 16 homolog has product MAFVTANWNPLGEAFYRKIELYEMGWNLRDGLRDCLIAAAPYGGPIALLREPQRRSPSARPQLEIYSASGSSLASFAWKSGVVKHLGWTVCDDLLCIQEDGTVLIYDLFGSFKRHFSMGNEVVQNQVLEAKVFHSPYGTGVAIITGAFGVTLATNIDDLKLRRLPGVPGLHEAPSCWAVLTQDRQSKVLLAHGADLFILDNTACTAVTPPGLSPQATSIVSMAVSFSYKYLALFTDSGHVWMGSSNLKDKLSEVETKVRTPPKQMVWCRRPKSEQPSVVIMWDRHLLVAGKCKETISYHLDDDSVLVPELDGVRIISSTHHELLQEVPGACEEIFKIASMAPGALLLEAHKEYEKESQKADEYLREIKEQSLLGEAVRQCVEAAGHEHEPETQKTLLRAASFGKCFLSNFPPDQFVSMCRDLRVLNAVRDYLVGIPLTHTQFRQMTLQVLIDRLVFRKLYPLAIEICRYLKIPEYQGVSRVLKHWACCKVQQKEEADEVVARAVSIKLGEAAGISYSEIATKAYECGRTELAIKLLEFEPRSGEQVPLLLKMKRSQLALSKAIESGDTDLVYTVVTYLKNEMNRGDFFMTLRNQPVALSLYRQFCKHQEQNTLKDLFNQDDDHQELGNFYVKASYKEKRLEARLSLLQSAVDEYNKAKNEFAAKATEEEMRLLRFQKRLEDEKGEQLMGLSLQNTLQALLTIGLHKQAEQLYKDFRVPDKRYWWLKLTALADKEDWEELEKFAKSKKSPIGYLPFVEVCVKRHNKYEAKKYVSKVMPEQKVKAHLAVGDLEGAADTAIERRNEGEISTVLSRCSATTDRAVMERLNRARSAGAKK; this is encoded by the exons ATGGCGTTTGTGACAGCGAACTGGAACCCGCTTGGGGAGGCGTTTTACAG GAAGATCGAGCTGTATGAGATGGGATGGAACCTGAGGGATGGGCTGAGAGACTGTCTGATTGCTGCTGCACCCTATGGAGGACCCATTG cccTTCTCCGAGAGCCCCAGAGACGTTCTCCTAGTGCCCGGCCTCAGTTGGAGATTTATTCTGCATCTGGGAGTTCCCTGGCCAGTTTTGCG TGGAAGAGTGGAGTGGTGAAACACCTGGGGTGGACGGTGTGTGATGACCTGTTGTGCATTCAAGAGGATGGCACTGTGCTCATCTATGATCTCTTTGGCAGCTTCAAAAGACACTTCAGCATGGGAAat GAAGTGGTTCAGAATCAGGTGCTGGAGGCTAAGGTGTTCCATTCCCCCTATGGAACTGGAGTTGCCATAATCACTGGAGCTTTCGGGGTCACCTTGGCAACAAACATTGATGACCTGAAGCTGCGGCGGCTTCCCGGAGTCCCAG GCCTGCATGAGGCGCCCTCCTGTTGGGCTGTGTTGACTCAGGACCGCCAGAGCAAAGTTCTGCTTGCACACGGAGCAGACCTATTCATACTGGACAACACAGCCTGCACTGCAGTG ACACCCCCAGGTTTGTCTCCCCAGGCCACCAGTATAGTGAGTATGGCCGTGTCCTTCAGCTATAAGTACCTGGCTCTCTTCACTGACTCTGGCCACGTGTGGATGGGCTCATCCAACCTCAAG GACAAACTCAGTGAGGTGGAGACCAAAGTGAGAACCCCCCCTAAGCAAATGGTCTG GTGTCGGAGACCAAAGAGTGAGCAGCCCTCAGTGGTCATCATGTGGGACCGGCACCTCCTAGTGGCCGGCAAGTGTAAAGAGACCATCTCGTATC ACCTGGACGATGACTCTGTGCTGGTGCCGGAGCTTGATGGGGTTCGCATCATCAGTAGCACACACCATGAGCTGCTGCAGGAGGTGCCag GTGCATGTGAGGAGATCTTTAAGATTGCCTCCATGGCCCCGGGGGCCCTGCTGCTAGAGGCACACAAAGAGTATGAG AAAGAGAGCCAGAAGGCGGATGAGTACCTGCGTGAGATTAAGGAGCAAAGCCTTCTGGGTGAAGCCGTGCGGCAGTGTGTGGAGGCAGCAGGACACGAGCATGAACCCGAGACCCAGAAAACACTCCTGAGG gctgcctCCTTTGGGAAGTGTTTCCTCAGTAATTTCCCTCCAGATCAGTTTGTGAGCATGTGCAGAGACCTGCGTGTCCTCAACGCTGTGCGAGACTACCTTGTGGGaatccccctcacacacacaca ATTCAGACAGATGACCTTGCAAGTTCTTATTGACCG GCTGGTGTTCCGTAAGCTGTATCCACTGGCCATTGAGATCTGCCGCTATCTCAAGATCCCTGAATACCAGGGAGTGAGCAGAGTACTGAAACACTGGGCCTGCTGCAag gtgcagCAGAAGGAGGAGGCGGATGAGGTGGTGGCGCGGGCGGTGAGCATCAAGCTGGGCGAGGCTGCAGGGATCTCCTACTCTGAGATCGCCACCAAAGCCTACGAGTGTGGACGCACCGAACTGGCCATCAAG TTGTTGGAGTTTGAGCCTCGCTCTGGAGAGCAGGTCCCCCTGTTACTGAAGATGAAGCGCAGCCAGCTGGCCCTGAGCAAAGCCATTGAGAGTGGAGACACTGACCTGG TGTACACGGTGGTGACATACTTGAAGAACGAGATGAACCGAGGTGACTTCTTCATGACTCTGAGAAACCAGCCAGTCGCCCTTAGTCTCTACAGACAG tTCTGTAAACATCAAGAACAGAACACCCTGAAAGACCTCTTTAACCAAGATGATGATCATCAGGAATTAGGGAACTTCTATGTGAAGGCCAGCTAcaaagagaag aGGTTGGAAGCCCGTTTGTCTCTACTACAGAGTGCTGTTGACGAATACAATAAAGCAAAGAACGAGTTTGCTGCCAAG GCGACGGAGGAGGAGATGCGTCTGCTGCGGTTCCAGAAGCGCCTGGAGGATGAGAAGGGGGAGCAGCTGATGGGCCTGAGCCTGCAGAACACGCTGCAGGCGCTGCTCACCATCGGCCTCCACAAGCAGGCCGAGCAGCTCTACAAGGACTTCAGGGTCCCCGACAAGAG gTACTGGTGGCTGAAGCTGACTGCCCTTGCTGACAAGGAGGATTGGGAGGAATTGGAGAAATTTGCAAAGAGCAAGAAGTCGCCCATCGGATATCTG CCTtttgtagaggtgtgtgtcaagaggCACAATAAATACGAGGCCAAGAAATACGTGTCAAAGGTGATGCCAGAGCAGAAGGTGAAAGCTCACCTGGCAGTTGG TGATCTGGAGGGGGCTGCAGACACAGCCATCGAGCGGCGCAACGAGGGCGAGATCAGCACCGTGCTCTCCCGCTGCTCGGCCACGACCGACCGCGCAGTGATGGAGCGCCTCAACCGAGCCCGCTCGGCCGGCGCCAAAAAGTGA
- the LOC134070859 gene encoding PI-PLC X domain-containing protein 1-like isoform X2 has translation MEKLDLPDWMSQLPPELHTVSLWDLAIPGSHDTMSYCLDGSSTLEPNAPCWVKVLQNFYPRLVGLIVKRWTTTQDLSIIEQLNAGVRYFDLRIACKPKDVTHTFYFAHALYTTVTVEETLTEVARWLEHHPKEVVILACSSFDGLFLNDHQRLIAKLPQLFGKKLCPKTACPSLQHCWDHEYQVILSYAHSAASGHQELWPQIDYWWSHQDRTSASEVIKYLDDRLQDEGRSDTFFVAGLNLTENNCYLIKHLFLSMREMTLAAFPELLAWVKRQHCGHSKECINIIAADFVGVNQFVQLVIEINTK, from the exons ATGGAAAAGCTTGATCTGCCAGACTGGATGTCCCAGCTGCCTCCTGAGCTCCATACAGTTTCCCTGTGGGACCTCGCCATACCTG GAAGCCATGACACCATGAGCTACTGTCTAGACGGCTCGTCCACATTGGAGCCCAATGCACCCTGCTGGGTGAAGGTCCTGCAAAACTTCTACCCTCGTCTTGTGGGCCTCATTGTCAAAAGGTGGACCACTACACAG GATCTAAGTATCATTGAGCAGCTGAATGCAGGTGTTCGGTATTTTGATTTGAGAATTGCTTGTAAGCCAAAGGATGTCACTCACACCTTCTACTTTGCCCATGCACTCTACACCACAGTTACTGTGGAG GAAACCTTAACCGAAGTTGCTCGTTGGTTGGAACACCACCCAAAGGAGGTTGTCATTCTAGCCTGCTCATCATTTGATGGCTTGTTCCTCAATGACCATCAGAGGCTCATTGCCAAACTGCCACAACTCTTTGGGAAGAAACTCTGCCCTAAAACG GCGTGCCCCTCTCTGCAGCACTGCTGGGATCATGAATACCAAGTGATCCTCTCCTATGCCCATTCAGCAGCTTCTGGCCACCAGGAGCTGTGGCCACAGATTGACTACTGGTGGTCTCACCAAGACAGGACATCAGCAAGTGAGGTTATTAAGTACTTGGATGACCGTTTGCAGGACGAAGGACGAAGTG ATACCTTCTTCGTCGCTGGTCTGAACCTCACTGAAAATAACTGCTATTTGATAAAACACCTATTCTTATCCATGAGGGAAATGACTCTTGCTGCTTTTCCAGAGTTACTAGCCTGGGTCAAAAGGCAACACTGTGGTCACAGCAAAGAATGCATCAACATTATCGCTGCTGATTTTGTGGGTGTTAATCAGTTTGTCCAGCTTGTCATTGAGATCAATACAAAATGA
- the rgn gene encoding regucalcin produces the protein MSSIKVECVVKEKCEIGESPVWEEKEGTLLYVDINGHRVSRWNPSTNKIQSVRTEKFVGSVVPRKSGGYVIAEGTRFASLDWDRQKITTIVDVQGEKSNNRFNDGKVDPAGRFFAGTMAIESRPSVLERKQGSLYTLHPNHTVVKHFDQVDISNGLEWSLDHRTFYYIDSLSYQVDAFDYDINTGSISNRRMIYKLEKEEAIPDGMCIDTEGKLWVACFNGGRVLRIDPQTGTRLQTVKLPAERTTSVCFGGKDYSDLYVTSAYVGMDDAAMAKQPQAGCIFKVTGLGVKGIPAYSFAG, from the exons ATGTCGTCCATCAAAGTGGAATGTGTTGTGAAGGAGAAATGTGAAATTGGCGAGAGTCCGGTTTGGGAGGAAAAGGAGGGCACCCTTCTGTACGTtgacataaatggccacagGGTGAGCAGGTGGAACCCATCGACCAATAAGATTCAGAGTGTGCGCACAG AGAAGTTTGTGGGCTCCGTCGTGCCCCGGAAGTCCGGGGGCTACGTGATTGCTGAGGGCACCAGGTTTGCTTCTCTGGATTGGGACAGACAGAAGATTACCACCATCGTTGATGTTCAGGGCGAAAAGAGCAACAACCGCTTCAATGATGGGAAAGTCGACCCCGCTGGCAGGTTTTTCGCAG GCACCATGGCAATTGAATCGCGCCCTTCGGTGCTGGAGAGGAAGCAGGGGTCCCTGTACACCCTGCACCCTAACCACACTGTGGTCAAACATTTTGACCAGGTGGACATCTCCAACGGTCTAGAATGGTCCCTGGACCACCGCACCTTCTATTACATTGATAGCTTGTCCTACCAAGTGGATGCCTTCGACTACGACATTAACACGGGCAGCATCA gtaaCCGGAGAATGATATACAAGCTTGAGAAGGAGGAGGCCATCCCTGATGGCATGTGCATCGACACTGAGGGAAAACTGTGGGTGGCTTGCTTCAATGGAGGCAGAGTGCTGCGCATTGACCCACagactg GCACTCGACTCCAGACAGTGAAGCTCCCAGCTGAGAGGACCACCTCCGTGTGCTTTGGTGGGAAGGACTACTCTGACCTCTACGTCACGTCTGCCTATGTTGGCATGGATGACGCAGCCATGGCCAAACAGCCTCAGGCTGGCTGCATCTTTAAG GTGACTGGCTTGGGAGTGAAGGGAATTCCTGCGTACTCGTTTGCTGGATAA
- the LOC134070859 gene encoding PI-PLC X domain-containing protein 1-like isoform X1 translates to MTHIDLTLAGQDPSTNNDFPKTICKMEKLDLPDWMSQLPPELHTVSLWDLAIPGSHDTMSYCLDGSSTLEPNAPCWVKVLQNFYPRLVGLIVKRWTTTQDLSIIEQLNAGVRYFDLRIACKPKDVTHTFYFAHALYTTVTVEETLTEVARWLEHHPKEVVILACSSFDGLFLNDHQRLIAKLPQLFGKKLCPKTACPSLQHCWDHEYQVILSYAHSAASGHQELWPQIDYWWSHQDRTSASEVIKYLDDRLQDEGRSDTFFVAGLNLTENNCYLIKHLFLSMREMTLAAFPELLAWVKRQHCGHSKECINIIAADFVGVNQFVQLVIEINTK, encoded by the exons ATGACTCACATTGATTTGACGCTGGCTGGGCAAGATCCGTCCACAAATAACGATTTCCCAAAAACTATATG TAAAATGGAAAAGCTTGATCTGCCAGACTGGATGTCCCAGCTGCCTCCTGAGCTCCATACAGTTTCCCTGTGGGACCTCGCCATACCTG GAAGCCATGACACCATGAGCTACTGTCTAGACGGCTCGTCCACATTGGAGCCCAATGCACCCTGCTGGGTGAAGGTCCTGCAAAACTTCTACCCTCGTCTTGTGGGCCTCATTGTCAAAAGGTGGACCACTACACAG GATCTAAGTATCATTGAGCAGCTGAATGCAGGTGTTCGGTATTTTGATTTGAGAATTGCTTGTAAGCCAAAGGATGTCACTCACACCTTCTACTTTGCCCATGCACTCTACACCACAGTTACTGTGGAG GAAACCTTAACCGAAGTTGCTCGTTGGTTGGAACACCACCCAAAGGAGGTTGTCATTCTAGCCTGCTCATCATTTGATGGCTTGTTCCTCAATGACCATCAGAGGCTCATTGCCAAACTGCCACAACTCTTTGGGAAGAAACTCTGCCCTAAAACG GCGTGCCCCTCTCTGCAGCACTGCTGGGATCATGAATACCAAGTGATCCTCTCCTATGCCCATTCAGCAGCTTCTGGCCACCAGGAGCTGTGGCCACAGATTGACTACTGGTGGTCTCACCAAGACAGGACATCAGCAAGTGAGGTTATTAAGTACTTGGATGACCGTTTGCAGGACGAAGGACGAAGTG ATACCTTCTTCGTCGCTGGTCTGAACCTCACTGAAAATAACTGCTATTTGATAAAACACCTATTCTTATCCATGAGGGAAATGACTCTTGCTGCTTTTCCAGAGTTACTAGCCTGGGTCAAAAGGCAACACTGTGGTCACAGCAAAGAATGCATCAACATTATCGCTGCTGATTTTGTGGGTGTTAATCAGTTTGTCCAGCTTGTCATTGAGATCAATACAAAATGA